The following proteins come from a genomic window of Zonotrichia leucophrys gambelii isolate GWCS_2022_RI chromosome 4, RI_Zleu_2.0, whole genome shotgun sequence:
- the PRIMPOL gene encoding DNA-directed primase/polymerase protein isoform X3, which translates to MDKEDRGEMKKKWQERLKKVEELASHYERNPLPTVYRPRLSKPSMPSSVWKIFSRQAEAFNYVKACDEDVHVFALEKNTQSGQRFYLVTTYEELWHYYTQGCKTSLMHCYEVIPEKEACKLYFDLEFYKPANPDADGKSMVMKLIELVSQKLKEFYDVNCSSDDVLNLDSSTDEKFSRHLIFLPQKTVFKDNTHIGVYTKNRNFRMYKSSKAGKNVILKIAEDNKFIPNCEKDVSLEEAYFLSSLICNVGASDDIKVLSSGFSEEERKMSAFLNSKTTRSSRDPMEGYQGSPYPEIDHFVRSLVNKDGLQGGIRQWSYFSLKELLIYDISGYRWCENIGRAHKSNNIMILVDLKNEVWYQKCHDPVCREQNFKSQSFPLPPGICLPSLFKEEEESMLMEDRGHTEGKVQPHSHVSDLSKSSVSPENSWSQDFLLSDSEWENTSADACFLEAAEDVELAEAADDSLNHGMEEIPDEVLLEALGKEDLHAKGGS; encoded by the exons ATGGACAAGGAGGATAGAG gagaaatgaagaaaaaatggcaAGAAAGACTGAAGAAAGTGGAAGAACTAGCATCTCACTATGAAAGAAATCCTCTTCCTACAGTTTATAGACCAAGACTGTCCAAACCATCTATGCCATCCTctgtttggaaaatattttctcgACAGGCTGAAGCATTTAATTATGTGAAAGCCTGTGATGAG GATGTTCATGTATTTGCTTTGGAAAAGAACACACAGAGTGGACAGAGGTTTTACCTTGTGACAACATATGAAGAGCTTTGGCATTATTACAC TCAAGGTTGCAAAACAAGTCTGATGCATTGCTATGAAGTAATTCCTGAAAAAGAAGCTTGCAAACTTTATTTTGATTTGGAGTTTTACAAACCAGCAAATCCTGATGCAGATGGCAAGAGTATGGTCATGAAGTTAATTGAG CTTGTCAgccaaaaattaaaagaattttatgATGTAAATTGTTCATCAGATGATGTCTTGAACTTGGATTCCAGTACTGATGAAAAATTTAGTCGGCACTTAATTTTTCTGCCCCAAAAAACTGTGTTTAAGGATAACACTCATATTG GAGTTTATACAAAGAATAGAAATTTCCGGATGTATAAGTCatcaaaagcaggaaaaaatgtgaTTCTGAAGATAGCAGAGGATAATAAGTTCATCCCCAACTGTGAAAAGGATGTTTCCTTGGAAGAagcatattttctttcctctttaatCTGCAACGTTGG AGCGAGTGATGACATAAAAGTTCTGTCTTCTGGCTTTtcagaggaggagagaaaaatgtcTGCTTTTTTAAACAGTAAAACTACCAGAAGCAGCAGAG ATCCCATGGAAGGTTACCAGGGTTCGCCATATCCAGAAATTGATCATTTTGTTCGTTCCTTGGTTAATAAAGATGGGCTGCAAGGAG ggatAAGACAATGGAGTTACTTCTCTCTCAAAGAACTACTTATTTATGATATTTCTGGTTACCGCTGGTGTGAAAATATTGGAAGAGCTCACAAAAGTAACAATATAAT GATTCTGGTAGATCTAAAGAACGAAGTCTGGTATCAAAAGTGTCACGATCCTGTCTGCAGAGAACAAAACTTCAAATCACAAA GTTTCCCATTGCCGCCTGGGATATGCCTCCCATCTCTTTTCAAAGAG GAAGAAGAGTCCATGCTAATGGAGGACAGGGGgcacacagaaggaaaagtaCAGCCACATTCTCATGTGTCAGACTTGTCAAAAAGCTCAGTATCTCCAGAGAACAGCTGGTCTCAGGACTTCCTGTTGTCAGACAGTGAGTGGGAAAACACAAGTGCTGATGCCTGTTTCCTAGAAGCTGCTGAAGATGTGGAACTAGCTGAAGCTGCAGATGACAGTCTGAATCATGGCATGGAAGAAATCCCAGATGAAGTTCTTTTGGAAGCCTTAGGGAAAGAAGACCTCCACGCTAAAGGcggcagctga
- the CENPU gene encoding centromere protein U produces the protein MSSKKKIKKNRTSYKPEEHKANSNSRVKSLPLEEPDVSRILKVAGTNQLDELDDSFDHPLHSTAVDAYGEEQSQNEALGRVSAPQRQNTDRRKKRRHSKPSSGDAQEFNTAGAGEEPLKETVKTLNTEFQEEKEQPSEENTSDPSVDNPHSVQVWCPKELKRSPRDITELDVVLAEVEKIAANYRQSIESNICRKAISDFSSAFKDQITDLIAGVQELKNMKKKNAKAITNIKKKRQQLVQVREGLIGAEPQLTQLQREFAELQERKSSLRQTIELITDLKELQQDCLDYREENPQKKVVYGTSSLPALLVESRRILGAERHFESINMKLEEALAAQKEQKSKKN, from the exons ATGtcctcaaagaagaaaataaagaagaatcGTACCAGCTATAAGCCAGAG GAGCACAAAGCCAACTCCAATTCTCGTGTGAAATCTCTTCCGCTTGAGGAGCCAGATGTCTCAAGGATATTGAAGGTAGCAGGCACAAACCAGCTTGATGAGCTTGATGATTCCTTTG aTCACCCTTTGCACAGTACTGCTGTGGATGCTTATGGAGAGGAACAGTCACAAAACGAGGCACTCGGTCGTGTTTCAGCACCACAAAGGCAAAATACAGACAGACG taaAAAACGGCGTCACTCAAAGCCCTCCAGTGGTGATGCTCAGGAATTCAAcacagctggtgctggagaggagcccctTAAGGAGACTGTG AAAACTCTGAATACTGAAttccaggaagaaaaggagcagCCCTCAGAGGAGAACACATCAGATCCTTCTG TGGATAACCCACATTCTGTACAGGTTTGGTGTCCCAAAGAGCTGAAGAGATCTCCTAGAGATATTACAGAACTGGATGTTGTTCTGGCTGAAGTTGAGAAGATAGCAGCAAATTACAG ACAAAGCATAGAATCAAACATTTGCAGAAAGGCTATCAGTgacttttcttctgctttcaaGGATCAAATCACTGATCTT ATAGCAGGAGTCCAGGAATTAAAGaatatgaagaagaaaaatgctaaG GCAATAACCAAcatcaaaaagaaaaggcagcaaCTGGTGCAAGTCAGAGAAGGGCTAATTGG AGCTGAACCGCAGCTGACGCAACTACAAAGAGAATTTGCTGAGTTACAGGAAAGGAAATCTTCCCTGAGGCAAACAATTGAATTAATTACTGATTTAAAGGAGCTACAGCAAGACTGTTTGGATTATAGAGaagaaaaccctcaaaaaaaagTGGTA TATGGAActtccagcctccctgctcttCTGGTGGAGTCTCGGAGAATTCTAGGAGCAGAAAGGCACTTTGAGAGTATCAATATGAAACTTGAAGAGGCTCTGGCTGcacaaaaagagcagaaatcaaagaaaaattaa
- the PRIMPOL gene encoding DNA-directed primase/polymerase protein isoform X1, with the protein MDKEDRGEMKKKWQERLKKVEELASHYERNPLPTVYRPRLSKPSMPSSVWKIFSRQAEAFNYVKACDEDVHVFALEKNTQSGQRFYLVTTYEELWHYYTQGCKTSLMHCYEVIPEKEACKLYFDLEFYKPANPDADGKSMVMKLIELVSQKLKEFYDVNCSSDDVLNLDSSTDEKFSRHLIFLPQKTVFKDNTHIGNFVRTILQPAIRLMQSRAAVIAAEEAGNVFQCSAGAGLDGSLTNLPAVEDDSKDRPAIAHETKDVEMPHQGENLDFSFLIVNDKEGNKQLFVDLGVYTKNRNFRMYKSSKAGKNVILKIAEDNKFIPNCEKDVSLEEAYFLSSLICNVGASDDIKVLSSGFSEEERKMSAFLNSKTTRSSRDPMEGYQGSPYPEIDHFVRSLVNKDGLQGGIRQWSYFSLKELLIYDISGYRWCENIGRAHKSNNIMILVDLKNEVWYQKCHDPVCREQNFKSQSFPLPPGICLPSLFKEEEESMLMEDRGHTEGKVQPHSHVSDLSKSSVSPENSWSQDFLLSDSEWENTSADACFLEAAEDVELAEAADDSLNHGMEEIPDEVLLEALGKEDLHAKGGS; encoded by the exons ATGGACAAGGAGGATAGAG gagaaatgaagaaaaaatggcaAGAAAGACTGAAGAAAGTGGAAGAACTAGCATCTCACTATGAAAGAAATCCTCTTCCTACAGTTTATAGACCAAGACTGTCCAAACCATCTATGCCATCCTctgtttggaaaatattttctcgACAGGCTGAAGCATTTAATTATGTGAAAGCCTGTGATGAG GATGTTCATGTATTTGCTTTGGAAAAGAACACACAGAGTGGACAGAGGTTTTACCTTGTGACAACATATGAAGAGCTTTGGCATTATTACAC TCAAGGTTGCAAAACAAGTCTGATGCATTGCTATGAAGTAATTCCTGAAAAAGAAGCTTGCAAACTTTATTTTGATTTGGAGTTTTACAAACCAGCAAATCCTGATGCAGATGGCAAGAGTATGGTCATGAAGTTAATTGAG CTTGTCAgccaaaaattaaaagaattttatgATGTAAATTGTTCATCAGATGATGTCTTGAACTTGGATTCCAGTACTGATGAAAAATTTAGTCGGCACTTAATTTTTCTGCCCCAAAAAACTGTGTTTAAGGATAACACTCATATTG GTAACTTTGTGAGAACCATTTTGCAGCCTGCCATAAGATTAATGCAGAGTAGGGCTGCTGTGATTGCAGCAGAAGAAGCAGGGAATGTTTTCCAgtgttctgcaggagctggattAGATGGTTCTCTTACAAACCTCCCAGCTGTTGAAGATGATTCTAAAGACAGGCCAGCCATTGCTCATGAAACAAAGGATGTGGAAATGCCACACCAAGgagaaaatttggatttttccttcctAATAGTAAACGATAAAGAAGGCAACAAGCAGCTTTTTGTGGATCTAG GAGTTTATACAAAGAATAGAAATTTCCGGATGTATAAGTCatcaaaagcaggaaaaaatgtgaTTCTGAAGATAGCAGAGGATAATAAGTTCATCCCCAACTGTGAAAAGGATGTTTCCTTGGAAGAagcatattttctttcctctttaatCTGCAACGTTGG AGCGAGTGATGACATAAAAGTTCTGTCTTCTGGCTTTtcagaggaggagagaaaaatgtcTGCTTTTTTAAACAGTAAAACTACCAGAAGCAGCAGAG ATCCCATGGAAGGTTACCAGGGTTCGCCATATCCAGAAATTGATCATTTTGTTCGTTCCTTGGTTAATAAAGATGGGCTGCAAGGAG ggatAAGACAATGGAGTTACTTCTCTCTCAAAGAACTACTTATTTATGATATTTCTGGTTACCGCTGGTGTGAAAATATTGGAAGAGCTCACAAAAGTAACAATATAAT GATTCTGGTAGATCTAAAGAACGAAGTCTGGTATCAAAAGTGTCACGATCCTGTCTGCAGAGAACAAAACTTCAAATCACAAA GTTTCCCATTGCCGCCTGGGATATGCCTCCCATCTCTTTTCAAAGAG GAAGAAGAGTCCATGCTAATGGAGGACAGGGGgcacacagaaggaaaagtaCAGCCACATTCTCATGTGTCAGACTTGTCAAAAAGCTCAGTATCTCCAGAGAACAGCTGGTCTCAGGACTTCCTGTTGTCAGACAGTGAGTGGGAAAACACAAGTGCTGATGCCTGTTTCCTAGAAGCTGCTGAAGATGTGGAACTAGCTGAAGCTGCAGATGACAGTCTGAATCATGGCATGGAAGAAATCCCAGATGAAGTTCTTTTGGAAGCCTTAGGGAAAGAAGACCTCCACGCTAAAGGcggcagctga
- the PRIMPOL gene encoding DNA-directed primase/polymerase protein isoform X2 — protein MDKEDRGEMKKKWQERLKKVEELASHYERNPLPTVYRPRLSKPSMPSSVWKIFSRQAEAFNYVKACDEDVHVFALEKNTQSGQRFYLVTTYEELWHYYTQGCKTSLMHCYEVIPEKEACKLYFDLEFYKPANPDADGKSMVMKLIELVSQKLKEFYDVNCSSDDVLNLDSSTDEKFSRHLIFLPQKTVFKDNTHIAVEDDSKDRPAIAHETKDVEMPHQGENLDFSFLIVNDKEGNKQLFVDLGVYTKNRNFRMYKSSKAGKNVILKIAEDNKFIPNCEKDVSLEEAYFLSSLICNVGASDDIKVLSSGFSEEERKMSAFLNSKTTRSSRDPMEGYQGSPYPEIDHFVRSLVNKDGLQGGIRQWSYFSLKELLIYDISGYRWCENIGRAHKSNNIMILVDLKNEVWYQKCHDPVCREQNFKSQSFPLPPGICLPSLFKEEEESMLMEDRGHTEGKVQPHSHVSDLSKSSVSPENSWSQDFLLSDSEWENTSADACFLEAAEDVELAEAADDSLNHGMEEIPDEVLLEALGKEDLHAKGGS, from the exons ATGGACAAGGAGGATAGAG gagaaatgaagaaaaaatggcaAGAAAGACTGAAGAAAGTGGAAGAACTAGCATCTCACTATGAAAGAAATCCTCTTCCTACAGTTTATAGACCAAGACTGTCCAAACCATCTATGCCATCCTctgtttggaaaatattttctcgACAGGCTGAAGCATTTAATTATGTGAAAGCCTGTGATGAG GATGTTCATGTATTTGCTTTGGAAAAGAACACACAGAGTGGACAGAGGTTTTACCTTGTGACAACATATGAAGAGCTTTGGCATTATTACAC TCAAGGTTGCAAAACAAGTCTGATGCATTGCTATGAAGTAATTCCTGAAAAAGAAGCTTGCAAACTTTATTTTGATTTGGAGTTTTACAAACCAGCAAATCCTGATGCAGATGGCAAGAGTATGGTCATGAAGTTAATTGAG CTTGTCAgccaaaaattaaaagaattttatgATGTAAATTGTTCATCAGATGATGTCTTGAACTTGGATTCCAGTACTGATGAAAAATTTAGTCGGCACTTAATTTTTCTGCCCCAAAAAACTGTGTTTAAGGATAACACTCATATTG CTGTTGAAGATGATTCTAAAGACAGGCCAGCCATTGCTCATGAAACAAAGGATGTGGAAATGCCACACCAAGgagaaaatttggatttttccttcctAATAGTAAACGATAAAGAAGGCAACAAGCAGCTTTTTGTGGATCTAG GAGTTTATACAAAGAATAGAAATTTCCGGATGTATAAGTCatcaaaagcaggaaaaaatgtgaTTCTGAAGATAGCAGAGGATAATAAGTTCATCCCCAACTGTGAAAAGGATGTTTCCTTGGAAGAagcatattttctttcctctttaatCTGCAACGTTGG AGCGAGTGATGACATAAAAGTTCTGTCTTCTGGCTTTtcagaggaggagagaaaaatgtcTGCTTTTTTAAACAGTAAAACTACCAGAAGCAGCAGAG ATCCCATGGAAGGTTACCAGGGTTCGCCATATCCAGAAATTGATCATTTTGTTCGTTCCTTGGTTAATAAAGATGGGCTGCAAGGAG ggatAAGACAATGGAGTTACTTCTCTCTCAAAGAACTACTTATTTATGATATTTCTGGTTACCGCTGGTGTGAAAATATTGGAAGAGCTCACAAAAGTAACAATATAAT GATTCTGGTAGATCTAAAGAACGAAGTCTGGTATCAAAAGTGTCACGATCCTGTCTGCAGAGAACAAAACTTCAAATCACAAA GTTTCCCATTGCCGCCTGGGATATGCCTCCCATCTCTTTTCAAAGAG GAAGAAGAGTCCATGCTAATGGAGGACAGGGGgcacacagaaggaaaagtaCAGCCACATTCTCATGTGTCAGACTTGTCAAAAAGCTCAGTATCTCCAGAGAACAGCTGGTCTCAGGACTTCCTGTTGTCAGACAGTGAGTGGGAAAACACAAGTGCTGATGCCTGTTTCCTAGAAGCTGCTGAAGATGTGGAACTAGCTGAAGCTGCAGATGACAGTCTGAATCATGGCATGGAAGAAATCCCAGATGAAGTTCTTTTGGAAGCCTTAGGGAAAGAAGACCTCCACGCTAAAGGcggcagctga